A genome region from Taeniopygia guttata chromosome 5, bTaeGut7.mat, whole genome shotgun sequence includes the following:
- the MLH3 gene encoding DNA mismatch repair protein Mlh3 isoform X3: MIRRLVEDVRARLRSEVTVNSLGHCVEELVLNSIDAKATCVAIRVDLEAFKIQVVDNGSGMGKEDLKAVGKRYFTSKCSSVRDLDNLTFYGFRGEALASIANMASVVEISSKTSRTAKTFMKLFHNGQALEVCEAELNRPSGGTTVTVCNLFHQLPVRRKCMDPVLEIERVRQKVEAVSLMHPSVSLSLRNDVSCSMVLQLPKTKDVYSRFCQIYGLGRSQKLREINHKSGGFEISGFISTEGHYNKNMQFLYVNRRLVLKTRLHKLIDFLLRKESVICKAKSVPANRQANSSPGRYRSGPELYGIFILNVTCAYSDYDVCLEPAKTLIEFQNWDILLTCIEEGVKIFLKREHLFIEPCSEDIREFNEHNDFCLHNAPVLKSSILDKKSIQESFKKACNEIVDSYEICSLQSKDVKRKSITGKKSSNLTESSRSIQETKNAPVQNTAESSDPCKNNKAEIPLPSKEDTISDLIKSNTSKQEPKYTKSSQKVSDTHLKPSEHLCSSFSEGARSEIREIYGCGDLGDCAENNIKDAGSQQGQVTQESSKVLVLNKDVIQSLLERGEPTETAVAPETVSGSSLMRLCNARRNRGMAEGIDDARRGAVSSMPLKLCLTDLIKSVMQNESPHDGEQTETNLALNTPCRPGPVSAKGIFDHKVNVVFQSSNAKGISSNTNKEYTASLTREVVMTDGNENKPLSRRLREEIAVPTAAHKRPYEMSNNTELPLASSSGIPRKKIVIKNTRKQIAVPRSQPSKKLSLSTQLGSLEKFRRYYGRVKATLPTPVSEQNECGLPVLNSETNCDFSKNGNGNHDNFGSCETLPAEDRDSNSISQGFGSLEKTLFCSGEMSQALCQSPLTLSDYSLVSNKDTSCKRSPGSLSSKLSRMKTDHKEVGQLGEQFQTDSNRKDDHSFDRESSNNDFLYNVCQTHKSSVEKMRECKSSISKEAVCSQSDGVIAESVKSPISLSSLSSIEGEYTVSSVLSLPAKNDCTNIICKDKSTLGESSEQNMKDTEVPHVTLQRNLEFSADNTRTDNPRNELCSVWLQDFDAVSGKTVYINKATGLSTYGTPPSEGFQTACIQDITTMAVNVVSENDAEGESLQSLLLEWDNPVFVPCPEVLQQVDNKFIACLINTRNGMEKKADGNLLILVDQHAAHERIRLEQLIADSYEKEAAACGKKKILSSSISPPLEIEVTEEQRRFLRCCYKNLEDLGLELSFPETNNSLILVRKVPMCFIEREANELRRKRQPITKSIVEELIQEQVELLQTTRGGARGTLPLTFLKVLASQACHGAIKFNEHLTLEESCRLIEALSSCKLPFQCAHGRPSMLPLADIDHLQQEKQPKPNLTRLRKMARAWQLFGKKK; encoded by the exons ATGATCAGACGTTTGGTGGAAGATGTGCGAGCCAGGTTGCGTTCTGAAGTCACTGTCAACTCGCTCGGACACTGTGTTGAGGAGCTTGTCCTCAATAGCATCGATGCCAAAGCAACATGTGTAGCTATCAGGGTGGATTTGGAAGCTTTTAAGATCCAGGTGGTGGACAATGGCTCTGGGATGGGGAAGGAGGACCTAAAGGCTGTTGGAAAGCGCTACTTCACCAGCAAGTGCAGCTCTGTGAGAGACTTAGATAACCTGACTTTCTATGGCTTCAGAGGAGAGGCTTTGGCAAGTATAGCCAACATGGCCAGCGTAGTGGAAATCTCATCTAAGACCAGCAGGACGGCAAAAACGTTTATGAAGCTGTTTCACAATGGGCAGGCACTGGAAGTATGTGAAGCTGAATTGAACAGACCAAGTGGCGGAACTACAGTGACCGTGTGCAATCTGTTCCATCAGTTACCAGTCAGGAGAAAGTGTATGGATCCTGTGCTGGAAATTGAGAGAGTGAGACAGAAGGTGGAGGCTGTTTCGCTAATGCATCCTTCTGTTTCCCTTTCTTTAAGAAATGATGTTTCTTGTTCTATGGTGCTTCAGCTCCCTAAGACAAAAGATGTATATTCTCGGTTTTGTCAAATTTATGGACTGGGCAGATCTCAGAAGCTGCGAGAAATAAATCACAAATCTGGGGGATTTGAGATAAGTGGTTTTATCAGTACTGAGGGACATTACAATAAGAATATGCAGTTCTTGTATGTGAATAGGAGGCTTGTTTTAAAGACAAGACTACATAAACTAATTgattttttattaagaaaagaaagtgtAATTTGCAAGGCAAAGAGTGTCCCTGCAAACCGACAGGCTAATTCAAGTCCTGGTCGCTATCGCTCTGGGCCGGAGTTGTATGGGATCTTTATTCTCAATGTAACCTGTGCATACAGTGACTATGATGTATGCCTGGAACCTGCAAAGACTCTGATTGAGTTCCAGAACTGGGATATTCTTCTAACTTGCATAGAGGAAggagtgaaaatatttttgaagcgAGAGCATTTATTTATTGAACCTTGTAGTGAGGACATCAGAGAATTTAATGAACATAATGACTTTTGTTTGCATAATGCTCCAGTTCTGAAGTCTTCAATTCTTGATAAGAAGAGCATCCAGGAAAGTTTTAAGAAAGCATGTAATGAAATTGTGGATTCTTATGAAATATGTAGCTTGCAATCAAAAGATGTCAAGAGGAAATCcatcactggaaaaaaaagttcaaatcTGACAGAGTCAAGTAGAAGTATACAGGAAACTAAAAATGCCCCAGTTCAGAACACTGCTGAATCATCTGATCCATGTAAGAACAATAAAGCAGAGATTCCATTGCCAAGCAAAGAGGACACAATTTCTGATTTAATTAAATCAAATACATCCAAACAGGAGCCAAAATACACTAAGAGTTCCCAAAAAGTATCTGATACTCATCTGAAACCTTCAGAACATCtttgttcctctttcagtgaagGGGCCAGATCAGAAATAAGAGAAATATATGGTTGTGGTGACCTAGGGGATTGTGCAGAGAATAATATAAAAGATGCGGGCAGCCAGCAAGGTCAAGTAACGCAGGAAAGCAGTAAGGTTCTTGTCTTAAATAAGGATGTTATTCAATCACTGCTTGAGAGAGGAGAGCCCACTGAAACAGCAGTGGCACCTGAAACTGTCTCTGGAAGTTCATTAATGAGGCTGTGTAATGCAAGAAGAAACAGGGGGATGGCTGAAGGGATAGATGATGCCAGAAGAGGGGCTGTTAGTTCAATGCCATTAAAGCTGTGCCTTACAGACCTCATAAAAAGTGTTATGCAAAATGAGTCCCCACATGACGGtgaacaaacagaaacaaatctTGCATTAAACACACCGTGTAGGCCTGGCCCTGTCAGTGCCAAGGGTATTTTTGACCACAAAGTGAATGTTGTGTTTCAGTCTTCAAATGCTAAGGGTATTTCCAGTAATACTAATAAAGAATATACAGCTTCTCTTACCAGAGAAGTAGTTATGACTGATGGTAATGAGAACAAACCTTTGTCACGTCGGCTGAGGGAGGAGATAGCTGTGCCTACTGCTGCCCATAAAAGACCTTATGAAATGTCGAACAATACGGAATTGCCACTGGCATCTTCTTCAGGTATTCCTCGCAAGAAAATTGTTATcaaaaacacaagaaaacagATAGCTGTGCCAAGATCGCAGCCCTCTAAGAAACTGAGCTTGTCCACACAGCTGGGATCATTGGAAAAGTTCAGGAGGTATTATGGGAGAGTTAAGGCTACACTACCAACACCCGTGTCAGAGCAAAATGAATGTGGTCTCCCAGTTCTTAATTCAGAAACCAACTGTGATTTTTCAAAGAATGGGAATGGCAATCATGATAACTTTGGCAGTTGTGAAACTCTACCTGCAGAAGATAGAGATTCTAATAGTATTAGCCAAGGTTTTGGTTCCTTAGAAAAGACTTTATTTTGCAGTGGAGAAATGTCACAGGCCCTTTGTCAGAGTCCTTTGACATTGTCAGATTACTCTCTGGTTAGTAACAAAGATACAAGTTGTAAAAGATCTCCAGGATCATTATCATCCAAACTGTCCAGAATGAAAACTGATCACAAAGAAGTAGGACAACTTGGAGAACAGTTCCAAACAGACTCAAATAGAAAAGATGACCATTCTTTTGATCGTGAATCCTCAAATAATGATTTTTTGTATAATGTTTGTCAAACACATAAATCCTCAGTGGAAAAAATGAGGGAGTGTAAGTCCAGCATTTCTAAGGAGGCTGTGTGCTCTCAATCAGATGGTGTGATAGCAGAGTCTGTGAAGAGTCCTATCAGCTTGTCATCTCTCAGCAGTATAGAAGGAGAGTACACAGTCTCTTCGGTTTTATCATTACCTGCTAAAAATGATTGTACTAACATCATCTGTAAAGATAAAAGTACATTAGGTGAATCCTCAGAACAAAATATGAAAGATACTGAGGTTCCACATGTGACCTTACAAAGGAACTTGGAATTCTCTGCTGACAACACAAGAACAGACAATCCCAGGAATGAGTTGTGTTCTGTCTGGCTGCAAGATTTTGATGCTGTATCGGGTAAGACAGTATACATCAATAAAGCAACGGGACTCAGCACCTACGGCACTCCTCCTAGTGAAGGATTTCAAACTGCCTGCATTCAAGATATAACAACAATGGCTGTGAATGTTGTTTCAGAGAATG ATGCTGAAGGGGAGTCTCTCCAGTCATTGCTTTTAGAATGGGATAATCCTGTTTTTGTTCCCTGCCCAGAG GTTCTTCAGCAAGTGGACAATAAATTTATCGCTTGTTTAATTAACACTAggaatggaatggaaaaaaaagcag ATGGAAACCTCTTGATTTTGGTGGACCAACATGCAGCTCATGAACGGATCCGCTTGGAGCAGCTGATTGCAG ATTCTTATGAGAAGGAAGCTGCAGCATGTGGCAAGAAGAAAATACTGTCATCCTCCATCTCTCCCCCTTTGGAGATTGAAGTTACTGAAGAGCAAAGAAGATTTCTACG atgcTGCTACAAAAATTTGGAGGACTTGGGTCTTGAATTATCATTTCCTGAGACAAACAACTCCTTGATTCTTGTGAGGAAAGTGCCAATGTGTTTTATAGAAAGAGAAGCCAATGAATTACGACGGAAAAGACAACCTATCACTAAAAGTATTGTGGAG GAGCTTATTCAAGAACAAGTTGAG ctattacagACCACAAGAGGAGGAGCACGAGGGACACTGCCTCTGACATTTCTGAAGGTGTTAGCTTCCCAGGCCTGTCATG GAGCTATTAAGTTTAATGAGCATTTGACTTTGGAGGAGAGCTGCAGGCTTATTGAAGCTTTGTCATCTTGCAAGCTACCCTTCCAGTGTGCTCATGGAAGACCTTCAATGCTGCCTCTTGCAGACATAGACCATctacagcaggaaaaacag cctaAACCAAATTTGACTAGGCTGAGGAAGATGGCACGAGCATGGCAgctatttggaaaaaaaaaataa
- the MLH3 gene encoding DNA mismatch repair protein Mlh3 isoform X4: MIRRLVEDVRARLRSEVTVNSLGHCVEELVLNSIDAKATCVAIRVDLEAFKIQVVDNGSGMGKEDLKAVGKRYFTSKCSSVRDLDNLTFYGFRGEALASIANMASVVEISSKTSRTAKTFMKLFHNGQALEVCEAELNRPSGGTTVTVCNLFHQLPVRRKCMDPVLEIERVRQKVEAVSLMHPSVSLSLRNDVSCSMVLQLPKTKDVYSRFCQIYGLGRSQKLREINHKSGGFEISGFISTEGHYNKNMQFLYVNRRLVLKTRLHKLIDFLLRKESVICKAKSVPANRQANSSPGRYRSGPELYGIFILNVTCAYSDYDVCLEPAKTLIEFQNWDILLTCIEEGVKIFLKREHLFIEPCSEDIREFNEHNDFCLHNAPVLKSSILDKKSIQESFKKACNEIVDSYEICSLQSKDVKRKSITGKKSSNLTESSRSIQETKNAPVQNTAESSDPCKNNKAEIPLPSKEDTISDLIKSNTSKQEPKYTKSSQKVSDTHLKPSEHLCSSFSEGARSEIREIYGCGDLGDCAENNIKDAGSQQGQVTQESSKVLVLNKDVIQSLLERGEPTETAVAPETVSGSSLMRLCNARRNRGMAEGIDDARRGAVSSMPLKLCLTDLIKSVMQNESPHDGEQTETNLALNTPCRPGPVSAKGIFDHKVNVVFQSSNAKGISSNTNKEYTASLTREVVMTDGNENKPLSRRLREEIAVPTAAHKRPYEMSNNTELPLASSSGIPRKKIVIKNTRKQIAVPRSQPSKKLSLSTQLGSLEKFRRYYGRVKATLPTPVSEQNECGLPVLNSETNCDFSKNGNGNHDNFGSCETLPAEDRDSNSISQGFGSLEKTLFCSGEMSQALCQSPLTLSDYSLVSNKDTSCKRSPGSLSSKLSRMKTDHKEVGQLGEQFQTDSNRKDDHSFDRESSNNDFLYNVCQTHKSSVEKMRECKSSISKEAVCSQSDGVIAESVKSPISLSSLSSIEGEYTVSSVLSLPAKNDCTNIICKDKSTLGESSEQNMKDTEVPHVTLQRNLEFSADNTRTDNPRNELCSVWLQDFDAVSGKTVYINKATGLSTYGTPPSEGFQTACIQDITTMAVNVVSENGFQFRCHPFRSEIVLPFLPRPRKEKTQASQNLRDAEGESLQSLLLEWDNPVFVPCPEIAVDVTSGQADSLAVKIHNILYPYRFTKDMVHSMQVLQQVDNKFIACLINTRNGMEKKADGNLLILVDQHAAHERIRLEQLIADSYEKEAAACGKKKILSSSISPPLEIEVTEEQRRFLRCCYKNLEDLGLELSFPETNNSLILVRKVPMCFIEREANELRRKRQPITKSIVEELIQEQVELLQTTRGGARGTLPLTFLKVLASQACHGAIKFNEHLTLEESCRLIEALSSCKLPFQCAHGRPSMLPLADIDHLQQEKQPKPNLTRLRKMARAWQLFGKKK, translated from the exons ATGATCAGACGTTTGGTGGAAGATGTGCGAGCCAGGTTGCGTTCTGAAGTCACTGTCAACTCGCTCGGACACTGTGTTGAGGAGCTTGTCCTCAATAGCATCGATGCCAAAGCAACATGTGTAGCTATCAGGGTGGATTTGGAAGCTTTTAAGATCCAGGTGGTGGACAATGGCTCTGGGATGGGGAAGGAGGACCTAAAGGCTGTTGGAAAGCGCTACTTCACCAGCAAGTGCAGCTCTGTGAGAGACTTAGATAACCTGACTTTCTATGGCTTCAGAGGAGAGGCTTTGGCAAGTATAGCCAACATGGCCAGCGTAGTGGAAATCTCATCTAAGACCAGCAGGACGGCAAAAACGTTTATGAAGCTGTTTCACAATGGGCAGGCACTGGAAGTATGTGAAGCTGAATTGAACAGACCAAGTGGCGGAACTACAGTGACCGTGTGCAATCTGTTCCATCAGTTACCAGTCAGGAGAAAGTGTATGGATCCTGTGCTGGAAATTGAGAGAGTGAGACAGAAGGTGGAGGCTGTTTCGCTAATGCATCCTTCTGTTTCCCTTTCTTTAAGAAATGATGTTTCTTGTTCTATGGTGCTTCAGCTCCCTAAGACAAAAGATGTATATTCTCGGTTTTGTCAAATTTATGGACTGGGCAGATCTCAGAAGCTGCGAGAAATAAATCACAAATCTGGGGGATTTGAGATAAGTGGTTTTATCAGTACTGAGGGACATTACAATAAGAATATGCAGTTCTTGTATGTGAATAGGAGGCTTGTTTTAAAGACAAGACTACATAAACTAATTgattttttattaagaaaagaaagtgtAATTTGCAAGGCAAAGAGTGTCCCTGCAAACCGACAGGCTAATTCAAGTCCTGGTCGCTATCGCTCTGGGCCGGAGTTGTATGGGATCTTTATTCTCAATGTAACCTGTGCATACAGTGACTATGATGTATGCCTGGAACCTGCAAAGACTCTGATTGAGTTCCAGAACTGGGATATTCTTCTAACTTGCATAGAGGAAggagtgaaaatatttttgaagcgAGAGCATTTATTTATTGAACCTTGTAGTGAGGACATCAGAGAATTTAATGAACATAATGACTTTTGTTTGCATAATGCTCCAGTTCTGAAGTCTTCAATTCTTGATAAGAAGAGCATCCAGGAAAGTTTTAAGAAAGCATGTAATGAAATTGTGGATTCTTATGAAATATGTAGCTTGCAATCAAAAGATGTCAAGAGGAAATCcatcactggaaaaaaaagttcaaatcTGACAGAGTCAAGTAGAAGTATACAGGAAACTAAAAATGCCCCAGTTCAGAACACTGCTGAATCATCTGATCCATGTAAGAACAATAAAGCAGAGATTCCATTGCCAAGCAAAGAGGACACAATTTCTGATTTAATTAAATCAAATACATCCAAACAGGAGCCAAAATACACTAAGAGTTCCCAAAAAGTATCTGATACTCATCTGAAACCTTCAGAACATCtttgttcctctttcagtgaagGGGCCAGATCAGAAATAAGAGAAATATATGGTTGTGGTGACCTAGGGGATTGTGCAGAGAATAATATAAAAGATGCGGGCAGCCAGCAAGGTCAAGTAACGCAGGAAAGCAGTAAGGTTCTTGTCTTAAATAAGGATGTTATTCAATCACTGCTTGAGAGAGGAGAGCCCACTGAAACAGCAGTGGCACCTGAAACTGTCTCTGGAAGTTCATTAATGAGGCTGTGTAATGCAAGAAGAAACAGGGGGATGGCTGAAGGGATAGATGATGCCAGAAGAGGGGCTGTTAGTTCAATGCCATTAAAGCTGTGCCTTACAGACCTCATAAAAAGTGTTATGCAAAATGAGTCCCCACATGACGGtgaacaaacagaaacaaatctTGCATTAAACACACCGTGTAGGCCTGGCCCTGTCAGTGCCAAGGGTATTTTTGACCACAAAGTGAATGTTGTGTTTCAGTCTTCAAATGCTAAGGGTATTTCCAGTAATACTAATAAAGAATATACAGCTTCTCTTACCAGAGAAGTAGTTATGACTGATGGTAATGAGAACAAACCTTTGTCACGTCGGCTGAGGGAGGAGATAGCTGTGCCTACTGCTGCCCATAAAAGACCTTATGAAATGTCGAACAATACGGAATTGCCACTGGCATCTTCTTCAGGTATTCCTCGCAAGAAAATTGTTATcaaaaacacaagaaaacagATAGCTGTGCCAAGATCGCAGCCCTCTAAGAAACTGAGCTTGTCCACACAGCTGGGATCATTGGAAAAGTTCAGGAGGTATTATGGGAGAGTTAAGGCTACACTACCAACACCCGTGTCAGAGCAAAATGAATGTGGTCTCCCAGTTCTTAATTCAGAAACCAACTGTGATTTTTCAAAGAATGGGAATGGCAATCATGATAACTTTGGCAGTTGTGAAACTCTACCTGCAGAAGATAGAGATTCTAATAGTATTAGCCAAGGTTTTGGTTCCTTAGAAAAGACTTTATTTTGCAGTGGAGAAATGTCACAGGCCCTTTGTCAGAGTCCTTTGACATTGTCAGATTACTCTCTGGTTAGTAACAAAGATACAAGTTGTAAAAGATCTCCAGGATCATTATCATCCAAACTGTCCAGAATGAAAACTGATCACAAAGAAGTAGGACAACTTGGAGAACAGTTCCAAACAGACTCAAATAGAAAAGATGACCATTCTTTTGATCGTGAATCCTCAAATAATGATTTTTTGTATAATGTTTGTCAAACACATAAATCCTCAGTGGAAAAAATGAGGGAGTGTAAGTCCAGCATTTCTAAGGAGGCTGTGTGCTCTCAATCAGATGGTGTGATAGCAGAGTCTGTGAAGAGTCCTATCAGCTTGTCATCTCTCAGCAGTATAGAAGGAGAGTACACAGTCTCTTCGGTTTTATCATTACCTGCTAAAAATGATTGTACTAACATCATCTGTAAAGATAAAAGTACATTAGGTGAATCCTCAGAACAAAATATGAAAGATACTGAGGTTCCACATGTGACCTTACAAAGGAACTTGGAATTCTCTGCTGACAACACAAGAACAGACAATCCCAGGAATGAGTTGTGTTCTGTCTGGCTGCAAGATTTTGATGCTGTATCGGGTAAGACAGTATACATCAATAAAGCAACGGGACTCAGCACCTACGGCACTCCTCCTAGTGAAGGATTTCAAACTGCCTGCATTCAAGATATAACAACAATGGCTGTGAATGTTGTTTCAGAGAATG gGTTTCAGTTCAGATGCCATCCCTTTAGAAGTGAGATTGTGCTTCCCTTCCTACCTAGACCTCGAAAAGAGAAGACTCAGGCGAGCCAGAATCTGAGAG ATGCTGAAGGGGAGTCTCTCCAGTCATTGCTTTTAGAATGGGATAATCCTGTTTTTGTTCCCTGCCCAGAG ATTGCAGTTGATGTGACCAGTGGTCAGGCTGACAGTTTGGCTGTGAAAATTCACAATATCTTGTATCCTTATCGTTTCACCAAAGACATGGTTCATTCAATGCAG GTTCTTCAGCAAGTGGACAATAAATTTATCGCTTGTTTAATTAACACTAggaatggaatggaaaaaaaagcag ATGGAAACCTCTTGATTTTGGTGGACCAACATGCAGCTCATGAACGGATCCGCTTGGAGCAGCTGATTGCAG ATTCTTATGAGAAGGAAGCTGCAGCATGTGGCAAGAAGAAAATACTGTCATCCTCCATCTCTCCCCCTTTGGAGATTGAAGTTACTGAAGAGCAAAGAAGATTTCTACG atgcTGCTACAAAAATTTGGAGGACTTGGGTCTTGAATTATCATTTCCTGAGACAAACAACTCCTTGATTCTTGTGAGGAAAGTGCCAATGTGTTTTATAGAAAGAGAAGCCAATGAATTACGACGGAAAAGACAACCTATCACTAAAAGTATTGTGGAG GAGCTTATTCAAGAACAAGTTGAG ctattacagACCACAAGAGGAGGAGCACGAGGGACACTGCCTCTGACATTTCTGAAGGTGTTAGCTTCCCAGGCCTGTCATG GAGCTATTAAGTTTAATGAGCATTTGACTTTGGAGGAGAGCTGCAGGCTTATTGAAGCTTTGTCATCTTGCAAGCTACCCTTCCAGTGTGCTCATGGAAGACCTTCAATGCTGCCTCTTGCAGACATAGACCATctacagcaggaaaaacag cctaAACCAAATTTGACTAGGCTGAGGAAGATGGCACGAGCATGGCAgctatttggaaaaaaaaaataa